In one Lysobacter alkalisoli genomic region, the following are encoded:
- a CDS encoding DUF4870 domain-containing protein codes for MSGMQDPNDPSQTPPPYNEPPAAGQASDAGIPADQRQWALFTHLSALIGFIIPFGNILGPLVMWLVKRETMPFADEQGKEALNFNITVGIIGLALVVLTFITFGLGVILTAPIGVAVFVAWLVLTIIAAIKANDGLAYRYPFTMRLVK; via the coding sequence ATGAGCGGTATGCAAGATCCGAATGATCCGTCCCAGACACCGCCGCCATACAACGAGCCGCCGGCCGCCGGCCAGGCCTCGGACGCAGGCATTCCTGCCGATCAACGCCAATGGGCATTGTTCACGCACTTGTCGGCCCTGATCGGCTTCATCATCCCCTTCGGCAACATTCTCGGGCCGCTGGTCATGTGGCTGGTGAAGAGGGAAACCATGCCCTTTGCCGATGAGCAGGGCAAGGAAGCGCTGAATTTCAACATCACGGTAGGAATCATCGGTCTGGCACTGGTGGTGCTGACGTTCATCACCTTCGGCCTCGGTGTGATTCTGACCGCCCCGATCGGCGTCGCGGTTTTTGTTGCCTGGCTGGTGCTGACGATCATTGCCGCCATCAAGGCCAATGACGGGCTGGCTTACCGCTATCCGTTCACGATGAGGCTGGTGAAGTAA